One stretch of Daphnia pulicaria isolate SC F1-1A chromosome 8, SC_F0-13Bv2, whole genome shotgun sequence DNA includes these proteins:
- the LOC124311868 gene encoding ankyrin-1-like, with protein MNQEDFATTPSERQRIWTFSTTHMSRRNAFPPNRKHGIEKTTPKIHELVLMDSHTELKYWLTRHPEDIENSYRQKTPLLVAIKHNSYKCFKILLEHDADVEKSNSKNETALVTAVRLHRINMIEDLINKGATIYSGDRLARTITEILISRDDVNSIRFVHIYKKNLLEHDLVNQEFPLTLAISHQARNCIDYILSQNPKVESFLINRKFSCPISVAIRRNDIETIRALVELDRFQHIFNTKVHKSLSYIHLAVEKNRHEIADILLYHGAHVNLQDNNGNTPAHFVNDIPTLRVLISHGARLELGNRNNETPIMAAEKDGRNAVYQYLRLYNHENRKKVYKTLDSRFYYNNSDRIEKAIAAMNIMSDVPDSTLQSHRRTKHVTLRRRLLRMANVRFAEIS; from the exons atgaaccaaGAGGATTTTGCAACGACCCCTTCGGAACGTCAACGGATTTGGACCTTTAGCACTACCCACATGAGTAGGAGAAATGCTTTTCCTCCCAACCGGAAACATGGAATTGAAAAAACTACCCCGAAGATTCACGAATTGGTTTTGATGGACAGTCACACCGAGCTGAAGTATTGGCTTACGCGACACCCAGAGGACATTGAGAACAGCTATCGACAAAAAACGCCTCTTCTGGTAGCTATCAAACATAATTCgtataaatgtttcaagatTCTCCTAGAGCACGATGCAGACGTCGAAAAAAGTAACTCGAAGAACGAAACGGCGCTAGTGACCGCGGTACGATTACACCGAATTAACATGATCGAAGACTTGATCAACAAGGGCGCCACAATCTACAGCGGAGATCGATTGGCTAGAACAATCACGGAAATACTCATCTCACGGGATGACGTAAATAGTATACGGTTCGTCCATATTTACAAGAAAAACCTTCTAGAGCACGATCTGGTTAATCAGGAATTTCCTTTGACTTTGGCAATAAGCCATCAGGCTAGGAATTGTATCGATTACATCCTCAGCCAAAACCCAAAAGTCGAGTCATTTCTaatcaacagaaaattcaGCTGCCCCATTTCAGTGGCTATAAGAAGAAACGACATCGAAACCATAAGGGCTCTAGTAGAGCTAGACAGATTCCAGCACATTTTCAACACAAAAGTGCATAAATCTCTTTCTTATATCCATCTAGCAGTGGAAAAAAACCGACATGAAATTGCCGACATTCTACTATACCACGGAGCACACGTAAATCTACAGGACAATAATGGAAACACGCCCGCACACTTCGTGAACGATATACCTACGTTAAGGGTATTGATTTCTCACGGAGCCCGCCTGGAACTTGGAAATCGTAACAACGAAACTCCAATCATGGCCGCAGAAAAAGATGGCAGGAATGCCGTCTATCAATATTTACGCCTCTACAATcatgaaaataggaaaaaggtcTATAAAACACTCGACAGTAGATTTTATTACAATAATTCTGACAGAATCGAGAAAGCGATAGCAGCCATGAACATAATGTCGGACGTCCCAGATAGCACACTGCAGTCCCATAGACGCACAAAacacgtcactttgagac gacgtcttttacgtatggcCAATGTCCGCTTCGCCGAGATCTCATAG